A window of the Podarcis raffonei isolate rPodRaf1 chromosome 4, rPodRaf1.pri, whole genome shotgun sequence genome harbors these coding sequences:
- the RPL8 gene encoding 60S ribosomal protein L8, giving the protein MGRVIRGQRKGAGSVFRAHVKHRKGAAKLRAVDFAERHGYIKGIVKDIIHDPGRGAPLAKVVFRDPYRFKKRTELFIAAEGIHTGQFVYCGKKAQLNIGNVLPVGTMPEGTIVCCLEEKPGDRGKLARASGNYATVISHNPETKKTRVKLPSGSKKVISSANRAVVGIVAGGGRIDKPILKAGRAYHKYKAKRNCWPRVRGVAMNPVEHPFGGGNHQHIGKPSTIRRDAPAGRKVGLIAARRTGRLRGTKTVQEKEN; this is encoded by the exons TAATCAGAGGTCAAAGAAAAGGTGCGGGGTCAGTGTTCAGAGCCCATGTGAAGCACAGGAAAGGCGCAGCAAAGCTGAGAGCTGTAGACTTTGCTGAAAGGCATGGCTATATCAAAGGCATTGTAAAG GATATAATTCACGATCCTGGTCGAGGAGCTCCTCTTGCCAAGGTTGTTTTCCGTGATCCGTACAGGTTTAAGAAACGAACAGAATTGTTCATTGCAGCCGAGGGCATTCATACTGGACAGTTTGTTTACTGTGGCAAGAAAG CTCAACTCAACATTGGCAATGTCCTGCCCGTTGGTACTATGCCAGAAGGCACTATTGTCTGCTGTCTTGAAGAGAAGCCAGGTGATCGTGGTAAACTGGCCCGTGCTTCTGGGAACTATGCCACAGTTATCTCCCACAATCCTGaaaccaaaaaaaccagagtGAAACTGCCTTCCGGGTCCAAGAAGGTGATCTCCTCTGCAAACAGAGCAGTTGTTG GTATTGTTGCTGGTGGTGGTCGTATTGACAAACCTATCTTGAAAGCTGGACGGGCTTACCACAAATACAAGGCAAAGAGAAACTGCTGGCCACGTGTCCGTGGTGTAGCTATGAAT CCTGTTGAACATCCCTTTGGTGGTGGTAACCATCAGCACATTGGTAAGCCTTCAACCATCCGGAGAGATGCCCCAGCTGGTCGCAAGGTTGGTCTCATTGCGGCCCGTCGTACTGGCAGACTGCGTGGAACAAAGACGGTGCAGGAGAAGGAGAACTAA